A single genomic interval of Aedes aegypti strain LVP_AGWG chromosome 1, AaegL5.0 Primary Assembly, whole genome shotgun sequence harbors:
- the LOC5567724 gene encoding UPF0565 protein C2orf69 homolog, whose protein sequence is MHALRCNDATTAGTVGTAAGGTLASGGTNTGGGIAGGGGTTLGGTSILQLSTQPQVQPQPQQQPASTQSQTSQLPKGGPVRINGIKGYQNRTNHIIYCPPLLRSKDDCSAVVYFGGDVQDIPEKMETNRDNKNYIKWNLENTALLLRDSFPRAHIVVVRPMRMEYSTFSCFDNFVRGNNAGIPDHTPMHFSLQHLEELLINLTKKLTKPVLEPDLLHKLIAATNSSLCETGLEGSQEMDVDVLQSDIQNNTANSASSSVTGSGASNTDINDLLWWRESLNLDKANLALMGFSKGCVVLNQFIYEFHYYKTLTPDDSTMMRLVSRIKDMYWLDGGHGGGKNTWITSRSLLETLCRLGINVHVHVTPYQIQDDHRPWIRKEEKAFTDLLKRLGACFDRHLYPSEANSTNLFTHFEVLNRFRQYQINVFAQQHLQQQQQQLTATNLSTALEDTVQLQQQQLQSQSELHPTESGETVTSGVEQMITDTDPDVDDEKLAAAVEDDEDDESGTK, encoded by the exons ATGCATGCATTGCGGTGTAACGATGCAACAACAGCCGGAACAGTGGGAACTGCAGCTGGCGGTACCTTAGCTAGTGGAGGAACGAACACAGGAGGTGGCATAGCGGGTGGAGGAGGAACAACCTTGGGAGGCACGTCGATCCTCCAGCTATCAACGCAACCCCAAGTTCAGCCTCAGCCACAACAACAACCAGCATCGACGCAGTCGCAAACTTCACAGCTGCCCAAAGGTGGCCCAGTGCGGATAAATGGCATTAAAGGATACCAGAACAGAACGAACCATATCATCTATTGTCCGCCATTGTTGCGCTCCAAAGATGATTGCTCGGCAGTTGTCTACTTCGGTGGAGATGTCCAG GACATCCCGGAAAAGATGGAAACCAACAGAGACAataaaaactacatcaaatgGAACCTGGAGAACACGGCCTTGCTTCTGAGGGATTCATTTCCGCGGGCCCATATCGTTGTGGTGCGTCCCATGCGCATGGAGTACAGTACGTTCAGTTGCTTCGACAACTTTGTACGGGGCAACAACGCTGGCATTCCCGATCACACTCCGATGCACTTCTCTTTGCAACATTTGGAGGA ATTGCTAATCAATTTAACGAAAAAGTTGACGAAACCAGTTCTGGAACCTGATCTATTGCATAAGCTTATAGCGGCTACGAATTCTTCCTTATGTGAAACAGGTTTAGAAGGAAGTCAAGAAATGGACGTTGATGTTCTACAG TCGGACATTCAAAACAATACAGCAAATTCAGCTTCATCGTCGGTAACGGGTTCCGGGGCTAGCAATACAGATATTAACGATTTGCTCTGGTGGCGTGAGAGTCTCAATCTAGACAAAGCAAACCTCGCATTAATGGGTTTCAGCAAAGGATGTGTCGTTCTCAATCAATTCATCTACGAGTTTCATTACTATAAGACCCTTACCCCTGACGATAGCACAATGATGCGATTGGTTTCCCGAATAAAAGACATGTACTGGCTGGATGGTGGCCATGGCGGCGGCAAGAACACTTGGATTACCTCGCGAAGTCTCCTAGAGACGCTCTGTCGGTTAGGTATCAACGTTCACGTGCATGTTACGCCATATCAGATCCAGGACGATCACCGTCCTTGGATACGCAAGGAGGAGAAAGCTTTCACGGATTTGCTCAAACGCCTGGGTGCTTGTTTCGATCGACACTTGTATCCAAGTGAAGCCAACTCAACAAATCTGTTCACCCACTTCGAAGTACTCAATCGTTTCCGGCAATACCAGATCAACGTTTTCGCACAACAACACTtgcaacagcaacaacagcaactAACCGCAACTAACTTATCTACCGCGTTGGAAGATACTGTCCAACTCCAACAGCAGCAACTACAATCGCAATCAGAATTACATCCAACAGAATCCGGTGAAACGGTTACCTCTGGTGTAGAGCAAATGATTACCGATACCGATCCAGATGTGGATGACGAGAAATTAGCTGCTGCCGTCGAAGACGATGAAGACGATGAAAGTGGTACCAAGTAA